From the genome of Rhizobium sp. NXC24, one region includes:
- a CDS encoding sugar-binding domain-containing protein: MSQVDIAKKLGLSTATVSRLLQKARSAGIVRIEVIDLSPSEDLGAALVDGLKLRNAIVIDTPSSNVLSALAPPVGSMLQQAGLRSGSTLGIGWGRAVREVTFAGLPQLPGIATIALNGGMQQAAPHFQINEFVRQAAEQMGGIPHFLHAPYISSSELRDAFLADPTVQQVTSLWNKLDAAIVGVGLTHVASPSEATAALPGEKALSHAAGDVLRHYVTEAGELLHWDGEERMIAASPQQLQRIPLCIAVAATPAKAPGIIGAARSGMINALVTDANTAQAILDRLSAADKS, from the coding sequence ATGTCGCAGGTTGATATCGCTAAAAAGCTAGGATTATCAACGGCTACGGTCTCGCGGCTGCTTCAGAAGGCACGCTCGGCCGGGATCGTTCGGATCGAGGTGATCGATCTTTCCCCCTCGGAAGATTTGGGGGCGGCCTTGGTTGACGGTCTGAAACTGCGCAACGCCATCGTGATCGATACACCGTCGTCGAACGTCCTCAGCGCCCTCGCCCCGCCGGTCGGATCAATGTTGCAGCAAGCGGGACTGCGATCGGGTTCGACGCTCGGCATCGGCTGGGGACGGGCTGTTCGAGAAGTTACCTTTGCCGGCTTGCCGCAGTTGCCTGGCATCGCAACCATTGCTCTCAACGGGGGAATGCAGCAGGCGGCTCCGCATTTTCAAATCAACGAGTTCGTGCGGCAGGCTGCAGAGCAAATGGGGGGAATTCCGCATTTTCTGCATGCCCCCTACATTTCATCTTCGGAATTGCGCGATGCTTTCCTCGCCGATCCCACGGTTCAGCAGGTCACGTCGCTGTGGAACAAGCTGGATGCCGCGATCGTCGGCGTCGGCTTAACGCATGTCGCAAGTCCCTCCGAAGCGACGGCGGCCCTCCCGGGAGAAAAAGCCTTAAGTCATGCGGCGGGTGACGTTCTGCGCCATTACGTAACCGAGGCCGGCGAACTCCTTCATTGGGATGGCGAGGAACGCATGATCGCTGCCTCCCCGCAGCAACTGCAACGAATTCCCCTGTGCATTGCGGTTGCTGCAACCCCTGCCAAGGCGCCCGGCATCATCGGGGCGGCACGGTCGGGCATGATCAATGCTCTCGTGACGGATGCCAATACGGCGCAGGCCATTCTCGATCGCTTGTCCGCTGCCGATAAATCTTGA
- a CDS encoding LacI family DNA-binding transcriptional regulator, producing the protein MEKLTHKTMEDFAKSCGVSRPTLSKYFDDPTSVKPTTRALIEAALRASDYQPNLYARNLNRKRTRNVGILVPALTDPFYAEMVNRLELRLRDEGYWPIVFSSHGLQELEAEAVSTMLSLKVAGAIAAPLGQKSDPRAFEKLTQNVPLVYFDTYIEGNTPFIGNNNYQSVATIVEYLCRSGEAPVYLDIPHVNHNSPERLASYIATMKASGQEPVVIKTIAAYTWDFERVGYEQMDAMLKAKKLSFKTILCANDRLAFGVMAAAFAHRLKVGRKKGDDLRIAAHDDHPLSRYTCPPLTTMAQDFASMTANSVDTLLTLLGDTGAPVRTIAGKVSLDGTLVMRQSA; encoded by the coding sequence ATGGAAAAATTGACACATAAGACGATGGAGGATTTTGCGAAATCCTGCGGCGTCTCCCGCCCAACCCTTTCCAAATATTTTGATGACCCGACAAGCGTGAAGCCGACGACACGTGCGCTGATCGAAGCCGCACTTCGCGCATCGGACTACCAGCCAAATCTTTACGCACGAAACCTCAATCGAAAGAGGACCCGCAATGTCGGTATTCTCGTTCCGGCCCTGACCGACCCCTTTTACGCCGAAATGGTCAACCGCCTGGAATTGCGATTGCGCGATGAAGGCTATTGGCCAATCGTGTTTTCCTCGCACGGCTTGCAGGAGCTGGAGGCCGAGGCCGTCAGCACGATGCTGTCATTGAAAGTGGCGGGCGCGATCGCCGCACCACTTGGGCAGAAATCCGATCCGCGCGCGTTTGAAAAACTCACGCAGAATGTTCCCCTCGTCTATTTCGACACCTATATCGAGGGCAACACGCCATTCATCGGCAACAATAACTACCAGAGCGTCGCGACCATCGTGGAATATCTCTGCCGCTCTGGAGAGGCGCCGGTCTATCTCGACATTCCCCACGTCAATCACAATTCCCCGGAGAGATTGGCGAGCTATATCGCCACGATGAAGGCTTCGGGCCAGGAGCCCGTGGTGATCAAGACCATTGCCGCCTACACATGGGATTTCGAGCGCGTCGGCTACGAGCAGATGGACGCGATGCTCAAAGCCAAGAAGCTGTCATTCAAGACCATTCTTTGCGCCAATGACCGTCTGGCCTTTGGTGTGATGGCTGCCGCTTTCGCGCATCGGCTGAAGGTCGGACGCAAGAAGGGCGACGACCTGCGCATAGCGGCCCATGACGACCATCCATTGAGCCGCTACACTTGTCCGCCACTGACGACGATGGCGCAGGATTTTGCCTCCATGACGGCAAACAGCGTCGACACGCTGCTGACGCTTCTCGGCGATACGGGTGCGCCGGTTCGCACGATCGCGGGCAAAGTCAGCCTGGATGGGACGTTGGTCATGCGGCAATCGGCATAA
- a CDS encoding carbohydrate ABC transporter permease, whose translation MNGSRSVLQHIMIYVGALLILVWSAGPFLWQFSTSLQLDKALTEGTPSLIPNPFTLEHYYNAFVEKGLHHYVLNSLIVSLATTALCLIVGSLAAFALSRLDVKGRFGILMVILSVSMFPQIALVGPLYLIASELGLLDTYRALIITYLALGLPLVTWVLFGYFETLPREIDEAARMDGVGVIGLLWHIILPMSLPSLVTTGLLAFITAWNEFLFALAFTSDSDSQTIPVGIANFTNQYYVPWGDIAAASAVVTVPLIVLVLFFQRHIIEGLTQGGIKE comes from the coding sequence ATGAACGGCAGCCGCTCCGTCTTGCAGCACATCATGATCTATGTTGGCGCGCTTCTCATTCTCGTCTGGTCCGCGGGCCCATTTCTGTGGCAGTTCTCCACCTCGCTCCAGCTTGACAAGGCACTGACGGAAGGAACGCCGTCGCTCATCCCGAACCCGTTCACGCTGGAGCATTATTACAATGCCTTCGTCGAAAAAGGCCTGCATCATTACGTTCTGAACTCGCTCATCGTATCGCTCGCGACCACGGCTCTCTGCCTGATCGTCGGTTCGCTTGCCGCCTTTGCGCTGTCGCGCCTTGACGTGAAGGGGCGATTTGGAATCCTCATGGTCATCCTGTCGGTCTCGATGTTTCCGCAGATCGCGCTCGTCGGACCGCTCTACCTGATCGCGTCCGAGCTTGGACTTCTGGACACCTACAGAGCCTTGATCATCACCTATCTGGCGCTGGGGCTACCGCTCGTAACCTGGGTTCTCTTCGGCTATTTCGAAACGCTCCCGCGCGAAATCGATGAAGCCGCACGCATGGATGGCGTCGGGGTGATCGGCCTGCTTTGGCACATCATCCTGCCGATGTCGCTCCCAAGTCTCGTGACCACCGGCTTGCTTGCCTTCATCACCGCCTGGAACGAGTTTCTGTTCGCACTGGCCTTCACATCAGACAGCGACAGCCAGACGATCCCGGTGGGCATCGCTAATTTCACCAACCAATACTACGTGCCCTGGGGAGACATCGCCGCCGCTTCAGCGGTCGTCACCGTGCCGCTGATTGTTTTGGTCCTGTTTTTCCAACGCCACATTATCGAAGGCCTGACGCAAGGCGGAATTAAGGAATGA
- a CDS encoding Gfo/Idh/MocA family oxidoreductase produces the protein MVEKTKGTLGVGIIGCGNISMTYLRNAALFAGIELRACADISADAAALRGKELGIHSVSVDQLLADPEVDLVLNLTVPAVHFEVTMSALSAGKHVFTEKPLATSAADGRILVAEAKSRGLLLGSAPDTFLGAAGRRARRLMEEGAIGRPVSGTAFMMGRGMEHWHPNPQFYYQPGGGPVFDMGPYYLTMMVNLLGPVVRVMAMATKGQDERLITAEGPFKNTTFKVGTPTNVLSLLEFQSGATINFGASWDVFRHSNHPIELHGTEGSLRLPDPDTFGGTVSLSERGAEWRNFESDGELYGERNWPFAAPDRANYRMLGVADLARALAENRPPRASGELALHVLEIMEAILASGESGQSVSISGDLARPPLLGEDEARSFLA, from the coding sequence ATGGTTGAAAAAACAAAGGGAACGCTTGGCGTCGGGATCATCGGCTGCGGCAACATATCGATGACCTATCTGCGCAATGCCGCGCTGTTTGCCGGTATTGAGCTGCGCGCCTGTGCCGATATTTCGGCTGATGCTGCGGCTCTGCGCGGAAAGGAGCTCGGTATCCATAGCGTCAGCGTCGATCAGCTACTTGCAGATCCCGAAGTCGATCTCGTTCTCAATCTGACAGTACCGGCGGTTCATTTCGAGGTCACCATGTCGGCCTTGTCCGCCGGCAAGCACGTCTTCACAGAAAAGCCGCTTGCAACATCGGCTGCCGACGGTCGGATTTTGGTGGCGGAGGCGAAGAGCCGGGGTTTGCTGCTCGGCTCCGCGCCGGATACGTTCCTTGGCGCTGCGGGCCGGCGGGCGCGTCGCCTGATGGAGGAGGGCGCGATAGGGCGCCCCGTCAGCGGCACCGCCTTCATGATGGGACGCGGCATGGAGCACTGGCACCCCAATCCTCAATTCTACTACCAGCCCGGCGGCGGCCCTGTCTTCGATATGGGACCTTACTACTTGACCATGATGGTGAATTTGCTCGGTCCGGTCGTGCGCGTCATGGCGATGGCGACGAAAGGTCAGGACGAACGTCTCATCACCGCGGAAGGGCCATTCAAGAATACGACGTTCAAGGTCGGTACGCCAACCAACGTTCTGTCGCTGCTCGAATTTCAATCCGGTGCGACCATCAACTTCGGCGCGTCCTGGGATGTGTTCCGCCATTCCAATCATCCGATCGAGCTGCACGGCACCGAAGGCTCGCTGCGGCTGCCGGATCCCGATACATTCGGTGGTACGGTCTCTCTGTCCGAGCGGGGTGCCGAGTGGCGGAACTTCGAAAGTGATGGCGAGCTCTACGGCGAACGAAACTGGCCGTTTGCGGCGCCGGATCGGGCGAACTACCGTATGCTCGGTGTTGCCGACCTAGCGCGTGCACTTGCGGAAAACAGGCCGCCGCGCGCATCGGGGGAACTCGCCCTCCATGTGCTCGAAATCATGGAGGCTATTCTTGCTTCGGGCGAGAGCGGTCAGTCGGTCAGCATCAGCGGTGACTTGGCACGGCCGCCGCTTCTTGGGGAGGACGAAGCGCGCAGTTTTCTGGCCTGA
- a CDS encoding alpha/beta hydrolase, producing the protein MTEYLDEGAQWVLDVSKAAKLRPLEAGTPLEARIAYNAGGPALQGAREAVASVEDRRISGPNGPITLRIYRGIGAPSKEGRGLLYLHGGGWVIGSLDSHDDICRWFANLAECTVICPDYRLAPEHKFPAGLMDCATTLAFMTQAATEIGVDPERIAVAGDSAGGNLAAVLALMSRSGDAPRLAAQLLFYPNTDATQTTDSYRRYGEGFGLTAATMKWFRDHYVRTAVDIVDWKVSPALAETVAGAPPAFIATAGHDILVDEGMAYAKRLQEDGVHVVQRHWPGQIHGFVSMGRFIPAARQAVEDAIAAWRGFEGIPD; encoded by the coding sequence GTGACCGAATACCTTGACGAAGGTGCGCAATGGGTTCTCGATGTCAGCAAGGCGGCGAAGCTGCGACCGCTTGAAGCTGGCACGCCCTTGGAGGCCCGTATCGCCTACAATGCTGGTGGCCCCGCTCTTCAGGGCGCTCGCGAGGCGGTTGCTTCGGTGGAGGACCGCCGGATCAGCGGCCCCAACGGCCCGATCACCCTGCGCATCTATCGCGGCATCGGAGCGCCTTCCAAGGAGGGGCGGGGTCTTCTCTATCTCCATGGCGGCGGCTGGGTGATCGGCAGTCTCGACTCTCACGACGATATTTGCCGATGGTTTGCCAACCTCGCCGAATGCACGGTGATCTGCCCAGACTATCGCCTGGCGCCGGAACACAAATTTCCCGCCGGACTGATGGATTGCGCCACGACACTGGCATTCATGACGCAGGCCGCCACGGAGATCGGCGTCGACCCCGAACGAATTGCGGTGGCCGGCGATAGCGCCGGCGGCAATCTTGCGGCCGTGCTGGCGTTGATGTCGCGTTCAGGCGACGCCCCACGGCTTGCGGCTCAACTGCTCTTCTACCCCAACACGGACGCCACGCAGACGACGGACAGCTATCGCCGATATGGTGAAGGCTTCGGCTTGACCGCCGCGACGATGAAGTGGTTTCGCGACCATTATGTCCGCACCGCAGTCGATATCGTGGATTGGAAGGTCTCACCCGCGCTGGCCGAAACTGTTGCAGGGGCACCGCCGGCATTCATTGCTACAGCCGGGCACGACATTCTCGTGGACGAGGGCATGGCCTATGCCAAGCGGCTGCAGGAGGATGGTGTTCATGTGGTCCAGCGCCATTGGCCAGGGCAAATTCACGGTTTTGTCTCGATGGGAAGATTCATACCGGCCGCGCGGCAGGCTGTGGAGGACGCAATCGCGGCGTGGCGCGGCTTTGAAGGAATTCCCGATTAA
- a CDS encoding ABC transporter substrate-binding protein — translation MTDFKKAPTASNVAADSAMLDRRHFLLGAAGAATLGIASGLGMRTARAANRTEISFASASFFGKEGIGDLVKAYNESQDRIMVKFIELPPPSSSTEVYQGLIQQLARRNGTPDVFSQDVIWIAGFAAAGWALPLDEYFPKEKRADYFPGTVAACTYNEKLTALPWFVDSGMFYYRKDLVEKHGGKVPETWDDMATMAAAAQKAGDAKFGYLWQGKQAEVLICDAVEVITSNGGSILAADGKSSVIGEKAAVEAIQFLYDTINKTKISPQNVLSWDEEPSRQPFTSGEAMFMRNWSYVYPIAQDPKASHIVDKVAVAPLPHFAGGKSAACLGGYQLGVNANSKKREAAIEFLTWMSSPETQTRLALNFGLAPSRPAIFENAKLKAEQPFMASLQNVFTGATPRPITPQYAKVTLALQSSISKALVSGNVQAELNAAAEQINKIVA, via the coding sequence ATGACCGATTTCAAGAAAGCGCCGACCGCTTCGAATGTGGCTGCAGATTCCGCAATGCTTGACCGTCGTCACTTCCTGCTCGGAGCCGCGGGTGCGGCTACCCTCGGCATCGCATCGGGTCTTGGAATGCGCACAGCGCGCGCTGCCAATCGTACGGAGATCAGCTTTGCCAGTGCCAGTTTCTTCGGCAAGGAAGGTATCGGCGATCTCGTTAAGGCCTATAACGAGTCGCAGGACCGGATCATGGTCAAATTCATCGAACTTCCGCCGCCAAGTTCGTCGACCGAAGTCTATCAGGGCCTGATCCAGCAGCTCGCGCGTCGCAACGGAACGCCCGATGTCTTCAGCCAGGACGTGATCTGGATCGCCGGCTTTGCGGCGGCAGGCTGGGCGCTACCGCTCGATGAATATTTCCCGAAGGAGAAGCGCGCCGATTATTTCCCCGGAACGGTCGCCGCCTGCACTTACAACGAAAAGCTGACCGCGCTTCCATGGTTCGTCGATTCCGGCATGTTCTACTACCGCAAGGATCTCGTGGAAAAGCATGGCGGCAAGGTTCCCGAAACCTGGGACGACATGGCAACCATGGCGGCTGCGGCCCAGAAGGCCGGCGACGCCAAGTTCGGCTATCTCTGGCAAGGCAAGCAGGCCGAGGTGCTGATCTGCGATGCCGTGGAAGTCATCACCTCGAATGGCGGCTCCATCCTGGCAGCCGACGGCAAATCGTCTGTTATCGGCGAGAAGGCAGCGGTCGAGGCAATCCAGTTCCTCTACGACACGATCAACAAGACGAAGATCAGCCCGCAGAACGTTCTCTCCTGGGATGAAGAGCCTTCGCGTCAGCCCTTCACTTCAGGCGAAGCGATGTTCATGCGCAACTGGTCTTATGTCTATCCGATCGCGCAGGATCCAAAAGCTTCGCACATCGTTGATAAGGTCGCGGTTGCGCCCCTGCCCCATTTTGCCGGCGGAAAAAGTGCTGCGTGCCTCGGCGGCTATCAGCTTGGCGTCAACGCCAATTCCAAGAAGCGGGAAGCGGCGATCGAGTTCCTGACCTGGATGTCGTCTCCGGAAACCCAGACGCGTCTTGCTTTGAATTTCGGGCTTGCGCCCTCGCGCCCTGCCATCTTCGAAAATGCGAAGCTGAAGGCGGAACAGCCGTTCATGGCGAGCCTTCAAAACGTCTTCACCGGCGCCACACCACGGCCGATTACGCCGCAATATGCCAAGGTGACGCTGGCGCTACAGTCGAGCATTTCCAAGGCCTTGGTCAGCGGCAACGTCCAGGCTGAGCTCAACGCTGCCGCCGAACAGATCAACAAGATCGTCGCATGA
- a CDS encoding sugar ABC transporter permease, which yields MGALPSALWPWLLLLPAFLSLASVSFYPIINGVYLSFTNRSLITQDNDFVGFANYLQLLADPPFWNAWWHTIWFTAASTGLETLIGLAMALILCETFSGRGMVRAAMLVPWAMPTVVTSKMFGWLFDGQHGIINFILLQLGLIDQNVNWYGSPTTALTTIILADVWKTTPFMALLLLTGLQTVPKSLIEAARIDGAGAWTIFWNIRLPLLLPTLLIAGLFRALDAFRVFDLVYVLTGGGPADSTETLSTLSYKVLFSTLQFGYGSAVSTAMFITEGVIALVFCLFLVRQLRKTT from the coding sequence ATGGGGGCGCTTCCGAGCGCCCTCTGGCCCTGGCTCCTGCTGTTGCCGGCCTTCCTGTCGCTTGCATCGGTTTCCTTCTATCCGATCATCAATGGCGTCTATCTTTCCTTCACCAACCGTTCCCTGATTACGCAGGACAACGATTTCGTCGGCTTTGCCAATTATCTGCAACTCTTGGCGGATCCGCCCTTCTGGAATGCGTGGTGGCATACGATCTGGTTCACCGCCGCCTCGACCGGGCTCGAGACCCTGATCGGCCTCGCCATGGCGCTAATCCTTTGCGAGACTTTCAGCGGTCGAGGCATGGTCCGCGCGGCGATGCTTGTCCCCTGGGCAATGCCAACCGTCGTCACCTCGAAAATGTTTGGATGGCTGTTCGACGGCCAGCACGGCATCATCAATTTCATCCTGCTCCAGCTCGGTTTGATCGATCAGAATGTGAACTGGTATGGATCGCCCACAACCGCACTGACGACGATTATCCTTGCCGATGTCTGGAAGACGACGCCGTTCATGGCGCTCCTCCTGCTGACCGGTCTTCAGACCGTTCCAAAATCGTTGATCGAGGCTGCCCGAATCGATGGCGCCGGAGCCTGGACGATCTTCTGGAATATCCGCCTGCCTCTGCTGCTGCCGACCCTGCTCATTGCAGGTCTTTTCAGGGCGCTGGATGCATTTCGCGTTTTCGATCTGGTCTATGTGCTCACCGGCGGCGGCCCAGCCGATTCCACCGAAACGCTTTCGACGCTGTCCTACAAGGTGCTCTTCTCGACGCTGCAGTTCGGTTACGGTTCGGCCGTTTCGACCGCGATGTTCATCACCGAAGGCGTGATCGCCCTGGTGTTCTGCCTTTTCCTCGTCAGACAACTGAGGAAGACGACATGA